A genomic window from Yarrowia lipolytica chromosome 1D, complete sequence includes:
- a CDS encoding uncharacterized protein (Compare to YALI0D12540g, weakly similar to uniprot|Q03868 Saccharomyces cerevisiae YDR104c SPO71 protein involved in spore wall formation singleton, similar to Saccharomyces cerevisiae SPO71 (YDR104C); ancestral locus Anc_8.248), with protein sequence MSMDGSTAASPRAPQIVPDDDKGLPFLKGRRAHPMEGKVDLLADYENLDSVRQKYNEWVYNEVPLNSYTVFRMEYSTPDHMDRSSRVQVVGPLAKEWIEQPPDKVMRYYAGSSLGPFFKLTSKVFPGNPLNALSKPKKMLISKLNKNGDDLLEELMEMYDSSATDMTDSELEPPSDPHLPLDAREEEESEESDVDPDRFLSAQRRKKSFFGRTKWDEVGSSSRDKSKTFNHSVKEHGSFQGSRFSRGRTTPELPRRGTGTFSDQLNAQSSIPSSRRRGTFLRRARSNSKGKGIMTDSDYEEEMDLPDCIPETIDMSVPIVKLPGFGSSKREHPSSPHTAPPGIKVRDFSGNAVNHSSEKKNDNSDDPDGTSYREPVGVMSQQPHGSALHSLRKYSGPNHEASSDIKKENGIGPLEMPPKLQRASTAPYNLGSEGRSSASDVPLFTQTSSQTSDTSHAVGSVGTIDSFHSAESSLAPLDAVGETNMSDADSLSEEFDSDLDADNEPTLRGYDVSKKDHKGKSILMAPNRADVLKGKGFQQAPAPSSLTSASKVKFSGPSGLTPGQKLRWKEEQKLPELQEQDSLPENVQLMDGSDDFGNNGQISDATEKVIDDSKVAEAPEGPEGQEPDEVKEDGDPTVPHTGLRHGNEPRGAEVMTPATIAAANAGPSQSDYYLQFQENFMNRAKNVAGKMKDKSSRTRDATVKNWRFLREKSAGEIVRIEKMLVMVKTSPALHLPKDFNETETGDTRMLERWREYIVVARSTGDPLNPISLQFYSSRSIKAVEKVTKGKTGAKMFLTLGKHVNVSLYSSLDKTIALWYTSKRETVIYILRARSAYSSIRWFAFFSEILGARRDKDMHVRVPDLAVVVTVRVSWRKFRLIDEYISRNLMAAKRKSGRGAVLTARAHQYITEKALKALAENPRFKSTIDDWVNNKRVGLGWRRYDRLEWVQGFGEQELHGSWALNRTHDLELRVKEHYGDKITIKGEELVEPTPIEGHLVRLKSWNGQLGGAFSSKKNSFGKLLYKNLYFSTHDYFLFFAKPGNAILPLPDEDLKCQEAYNEEQREWVYEIAPFKSEEGTGEMKGTPIIKWLKPGITESEFQKKDSIALHNMQRRAAQIIKADGFINLLEVVQVRATKRQEDIDDSIGNEDNNVDFDGSRILHGSTSQGLGGEDGEVDSFDEHKTFELVMENGLIVRLQAYNSHCRNLWVNKLRDLIAYWKVVAQNQLQVSADFRTNNMKRLYIDDKLDAAIGESSPKWETARASASTTLYNVSGISWSRSIIMKGMLYHKTRTHGSFKLYYAVLCHGHLILYDVYRRTLGGIPMDKVDYERFRDIPLKEAYVYSGNIAESDILTRDEMSDLSSDKVVPRMYKDGWKSAESETLRCIILWFPRKKAVTTNSATKLRTVNRLGVSGHRYIFVARSRQEKEQWVMALSHEIEKLVEPDFADINIVN encoded by the coding sequence ATGTCAATGGATGGATCAACGGCTGCTTCACCACGTGCGCCCCAAATCGTGCctgacgacgacaagggcCTGCCGTTTCTGAAGGGCCGCCGAGCTCATCCCATGGAGGGCAAGGTGGATCTTTTGGCAGACTACGAGAACCTCGACTCGGTGCGCCAAAAGTACAATGAGTGGGTGTACAATGAGGTGCCCCTAAACTCATACACGGTGTTTCGAATGGAGTATTCGACCCCAGACCATATGGACCGGTCGTCGAGAGTGCAGGTGGTGGGGcctctggccaaggagtGGATTGAACAACCCCCAGATAAGGTCATGAGGTACTACGCCGGTTCTTCTCTAGGTCCCTTCTTCAAGCTCACTTCGAAGGTGTTCCCTGGAAACCCCCTGAATGCGCTGTCCAAGCCCAAAAAGATGCTtatctccaagctcaacaagaacggTGACGATctgttggaggagctcatGGAGATGTACGATTCCAGTGCGACAGACATGACTGATTCTGAGCTCGAGCCTCCTTCAGACCCCCATTTGCCCTTGGATGCAagagaggaggaggagtccgagGAGTCTGACGTGGATCCCGATAGGTTTCTAAGCGCtcaaagaaggaaaaagagCTTCTTTGGACGCACAAAGTGGGACGAGGTGGGCTCTAGTTCGCGTGACAAATCAAAGACATTCAACCACAGTGTCAAGGAACACGGGTCTTTCCAGGGGTCGCGATTTTCTCGTGGTAGAACAACACCAGAGCTGCCTAGGAGAGGCACAGGTACGTTTTCCGACCAGCTCAACGCCCAGTCTTCTATTCCttcttccagaagaagaggaactTTTTTACGACGAGCAAGATCAAACTCAAAGGGAAAGGGGATCATGACAGATAGTGactacgaggaggaaatgGATCTTCCAGATTGCATACCCGAAACAATCGACATGTCTGTACCCATTGTGAAACTTCCTGGATTTGGTTCTAGCAAACGAGAACATCCTTCTAGTCCACACACAGCTCCACCTGGTATCAAGGTCAGAGACTTTAGCGGCAATGCAGTGAACCACTCTAGCGAAAAGAAGAACGACAATAGTGACGATCCGGACGGTACATCTTACAGGGAACCTGTGGGTGTCATGTCTCAACAGCCCCATGGCTCTGCATTGCATTCTTTGAGAAAGTACAGTGGGCCCAACCACGAAGCCTCCTCCGAtatcaagaaggaaaatGGCATTGGACCACTAGAGATGCCTCCAAAACTGCAACGTGCATCTACTGCACCCTACAATCTGGGCTCTGAGGGTCGTTCTTCCGCCTCAGACGTCCCTCTTTTTACCCAAACGTCGTCTCAAACGTCAGATACCTCCCATGCTGTTGGTTCGGTGGGCACGATCGATTCATTCCACTCGGCCGAATCGAGTTTGGCACCATTGGATGCCGTAGGCGAGACAAACATGTCTGATGCTGATAGCTTGTCCGAGGAGTTTGATTCAGATCTGGACGCAGACAATGAGCCTACACTCCGTGGCTATGACGTTTCGAAGAAAGACCACAAGGGCAAATCCATCTTGATGGCTCCCAATCGCGCAGATGTGCTCAAGGGAAAGGGGTTCCAGCAAGCTCCTGCGCCCTCATCTTTAACTTCTGCTTCCAAGGTGAAGTTTTCTGGTCCCAGTGGTCTCACACCCGGTCAAAAGCTGCgctggaaagaagaacaGAAGCTACCCGAGCTTCAGGAACAGGATAGTCTACCTGAGAACGTACAGTTGATGGACGGATCTGACGACTTTGGAAACAACGGCCAAATCTCCGATGCCACTGAAAAGGTGATTGATGATTCAAAGGTAGCTGAAGCTCCAGAGGGACCTGAAGGTCAAGAGCCTGATGAGGTCAAAGAAGACGGAGATCCTACTGTTCCACATACCGGTCTTCGTCATGGTAACGAACCGCGGGGTGCTGAAGTCATGACTCCTGCTACTATCGCCGCTGCCAATGCGGGACCTTCTCAGAGTGACTACTACCTTCAGTTTCAGGAAAACTTCATGAACCGGGCAAAGAATGTCGCTGGTAAGATGAAAGACAAGTCTTCGCGTACTCGAGACGCTACGGTCAAAAACTGGAGGTTTTTGAGAGAAAAATCCGCCGGAGAGATTGTGCGGATCGAGAAGATGTTAGTTATGGTCAAGACCAGTCCAGCTCTGCATCTACCTAAAGACTTCAACGAGACAGAAACAGGGGACACTCGAATGTTGGAACGATGGAGAGAGTACATTGTTGTTGCTCGAAGCACAGGTGACCCCTTGAACCCGATCTCGCTGCAATTCTATTCGTCCCGATCCATCAAGGCTGTTGAGAAGGTGACCAAGGGTAAGACTGGCGCCAAAATGTTTCTGACACTTGGCAAGCATGTCAATGTGTCGCTGTATTCATCTCTGGATAAGACCATCGCCCTGTGGTACACCAGCAAGCGTGAGACTGTCATCTACATTCTGCGGGCTCGCTCAGCCTACTCGTCCATTCGGTGGTTTGCATTCTTCTCCGAAATTCTGGGTGCCCGACGAGACAAGGACATGCATGTGCGAGTGCCTGATCTGGCTGTGGTTGTAACTGTTCGGGTCTCTTGGCGCAAGTTCCGACTTATCGACGAGTACATTTCTAGAAATCTTATGGCTGCCAAAAGAAAGTCAGGCCGAGGTGCTGTTCTCACCGCCAGAGCTCACCAATACATTACTGAGAAGGCgctcaaggctctggctgAAAACCCACGATTTAAAAGCACCATTGATGACTGGGTGAATAATAAGCGAGTCGGTCTTGGATGGCGTCGATACGACCGATTAGAGTGGGTCCAGGGCTTTGGAGAGCAGGAGTTGCATGGTTCCTGGGCCCTCAACCGAACGCACGACTTGGAGTTGCGTGTCAAAGAACATTACGGTGACAAAATCACAATCAAGGGAGAGGAGTTGGTGGAGCCCACCCCCATTGAGGGTCATCTGGTGCGTCTCAAGTCTTGGAATGGACAGCTAGGAGgcgccttctcctccaaaaAGAACTCGTTCGGTAAGCTTCTTTACAAGAACCTGTACTTTTCCACCCATGACTACTTTCTTTTCTTTGCCAAGCCCGGCAATGCCattcttcctcttcccGACGAAGATCTCAAATGCCAGGAAGCCTACAATGAGGAACAGCGGGAGTGGGTGTACGAGATTGCCCCGTTCAAGTCTGAGGAGGGCACCGGTGAGATGAAGGGCACTCCTATCATCAAGTGGCTCAAACCAGGTATCACCGAGTCGGAGTTTCAAAAGAAGGATTCCATTGCTCTGCACAACATGCAGAGACGGGCCGCTCAGATAATCAAGGCTGATGGGTTCATCAACCTCCTTGAAGTTGTCCAAGTTCGTGCTACCAAACGCCAGGAGGACATCGACGACAGTATTGGTAACGAAGACAACAATGTGGACTTTGACGGCTCTCGAATTCTCCATGGAAGCACGTCTCAGGGCctgggaggagaagacggcgAGGTTGATTCTTTCGACGAACACAAGACGTTtgagttggtgatggaaaACGGTCTTATCGTGCGTCTACAGGCCTACAACTCGCACTGTCGAAACTTGTGGGTCAACAAGCTCAGGGATCTCATTGCCTATTGGAAAGTGGTGGCCCAAAACCAGCTGCAAGTATCTGCCGACTTCCGAACAAACAACATGAAACGTCTCTACATTGACGATAAGTTAGATGCAGCTATTGGAGAGTCGTCTCCCAAGTGGGAAACCGCCCGTGCTTCAGCCTCTACTACGCTGTACAATGTTTCAGGTATCTCGTGGTCCCGTTCAATCATCATGAAGGGTATGCTGTACCATAAGACACGGACCCATGGCTCATTCAAGTTGTACTACGCGGTCCTGTGCCATGGACATCTCATTCTCTATGACGTTTACAGACGAACGCTCGGAGGTATCCCTATGGACAAGGTGGACTACGAGAGATTCAGAGACATccctctcaaggaggcctACGTGTACTCCGGCAACATTGCGGAGTCAGATATTCTGACCCGCGACGAAATGAGCGATCTCAGCTCGGACAAGGTGGTACCTCGCATGTACAAGGACGGGTGGAAGTCTGCCGAGAGTGAGACTCTGCGATGCATCATTTTGTGGTTCCCTCGAAAGAAGGCCGTGACTACAAATTCTGCCACCAAGCTGCGAACCGTCAATCGACTGGGTGTCAGTGGCCATCGGTACATTTTTGTGGCCCGTTCTCgacaggagaaggaacagTGGGTTATGGCACTGTCGCATGAAATCGAAAAGCTGGTGGAACCGGATTTTGCTGATATCAACATTGTTAATTAG